The genomic interval GATGAGATGAGGGGATTGAAATCGTCGAGGTTAACGAACAATTGAGGGAAAGCGAAGAGAGATATCGGCATTTAGTTCATATGCTTCCTGACGGGCTTATTGTTGTGTTAGAAGGTAATATTGTATTTGCTAACCATGCAATGCTAACCATGCTGGGCATTAGCAATTTCGATGATATTATTGGAGACCCCATAAACAAATTCATACATCCTGAATATTTAGAGCGGTTTCCAGCTATGATCAACTATTTAATTATAGAGGCTAATCCTTCTACGTTTACCTACTTCGAGCTGCTTCGTATGGATCAGCAAGCGATAGAGGTTGAAATGAGAGCAGTAGCTGTGAAATTTGATGGTAAAAATGCTGTCCAGCTTATTATTCATGATATAACCAAGCAGAAGCGAATGGAAGCCTCCTTGCATGAGAAGGATTATTTATATAAAAGCTTGATGGAAAATGTCGTAGCTGGTGTCTTTGTAGGACAATGCAATAAGATTGTTTATGCCAATCCTTATTTGGCGGAGATGTATGGCTACACATTAGAGGAGATGTATGAACTCAATTCAAGCGATTTGGTGTCAATGGATGAAATCAATCGTCACAAAAACGAGATAATGCATGGATCGGCGATTGGATTAAATCAATTTCCGCTTAAGTGTAAAGGCAGAAAAAAAGACGGCAGCATCATTTATTTGGAAGGCAACAGCTCCATCATTATGTTCAATGGACAGCTGTCCTTGCTCGGCACGATCCAAGATGTAACCTTTAAACGAGAAAAGGAAAATCTGCTAAGGGACAATGCGAACCTTTATCAGAAAATTATTAAGTTTGTTCCCGAGCCCATCGTTATTAGCGATCAAGGAATCGTTCTATATGCAAACAAATTAGCCCTGCATGCACTTGGGATTGAACCTGGAAAAGAGGTCATTGGAAGAAGTGTATTCGAATTTATTCATCCCAGCCATCATGCTTCTTCATTGGAGCAGATGGATTTAATCATGTCGTCGGATGAACCGACGTCATTTGTGGAACGAATCCTTGTACGTCCGGACGGACAGTTATTGGATGTAGAAATATCAAGCATTCGGATAAATAATTATTTAGGCAAGGATGTCATGCTCAGTGTGATTCGTGATTTGACCGACCGCAAACGCTCGGAGGAGGTTCTTATTCGTTCGGAGAAGCTGTCGG from Paenibacillus sp. FSL K6-3182 carries:
- a CDS encoding PAS domain S-box protein; protein product: MLPDGLIVVLEGNIVFANHAMLTMLGISNFDDIIGDPINKFIHPEYLERFPAMINYLIIEANPSTFTYFELLRMDQQAIEVEMRAVAVKFDGKNAVQLIIHDITKQKRMEASLHEKDYLYKSLMENVVAGVFVGQCNKIVYANPYLAEMYGYTLEEMYELNSSDLVSMDEINRHKNEIMHGSAIGLNQFPLKCKGRKKDGSIIYLEGNSSIIMFNGQLSLLGTIQDVTFKREKENLLRDNANLYQKIIKFVPEPIVISDQGIVLYANKLALHALGIEPGKEVIGRSVFEFIHPSHHASSLEQMDLIMSSDEPTSFVERILVRPDGQLLDVEISSIRINNYLGKDVMLSVIRDLTDRKRSEEVLIRSEKLSAIGQLAAGVAHEIRNPLTALKGFTQLLSSKYPENPHYFSIMANEIDRITLIVNEFMTLAKPHFANYRSEPLEPILRSVLSLLETQAILINVELKVCFDHTRPSIFCNVDQLKQVFLNIIKNALEAMPQGGEVVVTVASLEDGFVHIRIIDGGPGIPEELISKIGEPFLTTKEKGTGLGIMISNRIIEAHKGTLQISSVMNEGTVVEIMLPVEDQLTIGLG